In the genome of Vicia villosa cultivar HV-30 ecotype Madison, WI unplaced genomic scaffold, Vvil1.0 ctg.001632F_1_1, whole genome shotgun sequence, the window TGGATATTTTCTTAAGATATGTAGTAATTTCTCAATTTCATCTTTTCCTAGTTCCGCATTTACTATAATGGGTCGTTCGAGATCTATGTCTAGGAATTCATATCTTAGATTTTTAGGAAGTGTTTTGAGGTCTAAGGATGGTTTCTTTAGATTTTGTGTTGGATCGAGTGTAACAGCTGGACATTGGTTGAGATTATCGTTTAAATATTCGTCAAGCAATTCAGTATTTTCGATTTCTGATTCTTTTATGCATTCATCAACGATATCCATAAAATAGCAAGTGTCATTTATCGCAGGAGTATTAAGAAATTGGGAAAGGATGAATtcaattttctcttctcctacttcgaaagttaATTTCCCTCGTTTTACATCAATGATTGCGCCTgcagttgctaagaatggtcttcctaaaataATAGGTGTGGTAGCGTCTTCTCGTATATCCATAATTATAAAGTCAGTTGGGATGAAGAATTGTCATATTCGAATAGGGACGTTCTCTAAAATTCCTACAGGATATTTGACAGAACGGTCAACTAGTTGAACAGACATTTTAGTTGGTGTTAATGCTCCCATATCGAGTTTTGAGCATATGGATAGAGGCATTACACTGATGCTAGCTCCTAAATTGCACAAGGCTTTATCGATGACAAATTTTCCAATTACGCAAGGTACagagaaactaccaggatctttGAGTTTAGGAGGCATCTCATCTTGAATTATCGCGCTACACTCAGCAGTAAGTGTAACATTTTCGTTATAAACCAACTTTTTCTTGTTAGATAGtatatcttttaaattttttgcGTAGGATGGCATTTGAGTTATTGCTTCTGTGAAAGGAATTGTAAcatttaattgtttcagaagttctacaaatatTTTGAATTGTCCTACGTTTTTAGTCTTAGCTAGTCTTTGAGGATAAGGAATGGGTGGTTTATAAGGAGGTGGAGGCACATAAGGTTCTTCTTTTTCAACGGCCTCATTATCAGTATCTTTCTTACTTTCTTCCTCAAGTTTatctttcttttctgtttgtttgatAGGGTTTTGTCTCATGGCCGAATTATCAATCCTAGGATCTGCAGGTCCATCATAGTTGGTTCCACTTCTTAGGATTACAGCATTTACGTGTCCTTTAGGATTTGGTTGAGGTTGTCCAGGAAATGAGCCAGCTGGGGCAGCTATAGCCGCCTGCTGTTGTGCTACTTGAGTGATTTGAGTTTCTAACGTCTTATTATGAGTTGCTAATGCATCAATTTTGTTGGATAAATGTTTTAGCTGATCATTGGTTTGTTTCATCTGTTCATTAGTGTGTatgttttgattttcaaaacccttattAATTTGAGATTGAGACATAATGAAACTTTCTATCATAATCTCGAGATTTGATTTCCTAGGAACGTTGGAAGTATTAGGACCATTATTAGGATGATTAGGAGTTTTTGAATAATCGGGTGGAGTAGAGGGAGCTTGCCCAGGAGCATATAAAGCGTTGTTACTCTTATAAGAAAATTTCGGATGATTCTTCCAACCAGGGTTATAGGTATTGCTATAAGGATTTCCCTGTACGTAATTCGTTTGCTCAGCTGGAGCTCCTGTTAAGAGTGGACATTCTGGAGCAAAGTGCGACTAAAGTCCACATAGATCGCAGTTTTGAGCAACTTGAGCCACGGTGGCTGCAGGAGTTGTGGTTAGGTTTTCTAACTTCTGGGTTAGGGCTTCCACTTTTGCGTTAACTTGGTCTAAACTATTCACTTCAACCATTGCGCCCTTCGTGTGATATTTTTCCATAGTAGCTCTTTCGCTTCCCCATTGGTAGTGATTTTGTGCCATGCTTTCGATGAGCTGATAGGCTTCATTATACGGTTTATCCATTAGAGCGCCACCAGCTGCAGCGTCTATAGTCATTCTTGTGTTATACAAGAGACCATTGTAGAAGGTGTGAATGATCAACCATTCTTCTATACCATGGTGGGGACAGATTTTAAGCATGTCTTTATAACGTTCCCACGCCTCGAAAAGTGATTCGTTTTCTCTTTGCTTGAAACCATTGATGTTAGCTCGCAACATAGCAGTTTTGCTTGGTGGGAAATATCTAGCCAAAAAGACTCTCTTTAACTCGTCCCAAGTGGTGATTGAGTTAGAAGGAAGAGATTGATGCCAAGCACGAGCTCGATCTCTGAGAGAGAAAGGAAAAAGACGTAATCATATCGCCTCAGGGTTAACGCCATTCGCTTTTACAGTGTCTGCATACTGCACAAACACTGACAAATGAAGATTTGGGTCGTCAGTCGGAGCACCAGAGAACTGGTTCTGTTGAACGGCTGACAGGAGCGAAGACTTCAACTCAAAATCGTTTCGGTTGATAGCAGGGGAGGCAATGTTGTTATGAGGTTCCGCTTGAGACGGGACTGCGAAATCCTTTAGAGGACGGGGTCAAGGTGGTTCGGCCATTTTTGGTTCTTCGACAATCTCGGGAACTTCAGGAAGAGTAATCGGAGGAAGATTATGAAGAATACGATATTCTTGAATTCGGCGTCTTATTCTAAGATAACGCTCGATATCGTAGATTTGTATATGCAAAGGTTCGCCTGGTGagcgagtatttggcatacacggaagaaaagggaaagaaatgccTTGGTCTATACGGTGTAACGACGAGTTACGGTATCGACTTAAAAtaagtccccgacaacggcgcaaAAAACTTGATTGCGACTTTATATGACTACAAAATCTatagactgcaagtgcacagtcctgtcaagtaatataaaagattattgATCCCACAGGGACTTATAATCAAGTTACCGCTATCCTAGTTACTATATAtagctaaggctaatgaatatCTGTTTTTGGGGGATTAATGGGAATATAAAACTTAGATCTAATTGAAACAATAATAATAAGCTAATATcggtatgtatttcatctaacttggGGTATCCGAATTTTCACTGGCCTAATATCATTTTACTCAAATCCTCTATTCGAAACCAATTAATCAAAGACCTCTTTTGTAAAACTCTCTTTTTCCTAAATTGATCGTGATCTAATCCTAATTTATGCTGTCACTTAACCCGTTAGGTACTTAAAAACACATTTTGAACTTAATTGGTTTAAATAAAATCTCTTTTTCATGCAAACTTTATCTATTTAAAAATcatgtctcaaactctcgctctgttgactagAATTATGCTATTATTCCCTAACGTATGCTCTCGCTATCCCGTAGGGTTTAaaagcaatttttgaaaataaaaataaagtttaataAATCGTAATACGCTCTCGTTGATATTAAAACCTATGTTAAATGTTTACTATCCGATTAAAAtacctcaaactctcgctctattgatatTAACCTTAGTCGGCTTTTCAAATCTAAAACCGTCGTTTATCGATTTTCAAAACCTTTATAAATTCATATTAAACATTTAATCAGAAAAGAGTGGATTTGCTTCTCAAAAATAGTTTAGATTATTATGGCCGATTATTTTTGGATCCCAATATTaaattactctacataccgatatAAAAGGTTTAGCCAGACATGATATAATTTACCAGATCGAACAATAATGAAACAAACGGTATTATACTAGATGTCAACATAACGATAATATCATGCAAAATATTAATTCTGTAAATAAAGCTAGTAATAAGAaccagaaattaaattaaatcttgAAACACAAACAAGTCTCAATCTTCAAGTATTTGAACAGGAACACCCTACCACAAGTCGATTGGGTTTGTTCTTGGAATTCTTGAatcgaaagaaaaataaaacaaagaatgaAAAGCAATtagatctaacgtaaggttagatcagtGAAAAGtacacaacaatttccggtgtagaaattgttgtgagaaaataatttcGGCTTAAAACTAAAACTagtaaaatgaaaatgaaaacagAAGCTCAAAGTAAAATGCTGTTCTTGAAATAAAAATGCTGAAAAGGTAAAGTTTATGGCTAGAAAATTCCGAACTTTGCAAAGTTCACTTGGATTCCTTTTTATAGCTAATTCATGATCACTATTTTCCCTTCTCTCTCTCTGCCACGATCATTCCATGTTGACCATGAAgtttgagacgtgcgtctccaacCCGTTGCAAGTTGGAATTGAATCCTTCTTCTTAGGAGGCGTGCGTCTCCATTTGACTTTTTCCTCCTTaatacttgagacgtgcgtctcatcTATTGCTTGTCATTGGAGACGATCGTCTCCCTTTATTTGGGTCACGTTTTTGGGCCAGGTCCACTCTTAGGACAATATCTTATTCTTTATCATTTGCACCCATTTCTTGCATTTGGCACCCCTTCTAATAAAATCTTCCAATTTCAATTGATTTTTCTTCATTTGATACTTGGTCAATTAATTCCTGATATTTTCCTGAAACATTAGAAATACCTGTGTAatactaaaataatataaaataataatataaaataccaACTTAATTTATGTAAATAAAGGCAACATATACTACATATTTTCATGTTATCAATGGCACAACAcccactccatggatccactctctacCCAATAGTAAATTGTAATTTGGCTTTGCTTCGATCACCATGAACATTGTAGGCCTTGAAACCAAACCTACCATAAGATCCACCTGGACAACTCCCATGGTATGCCCTAGTTTCCCTTTGTAGTTCGACAACACCATGTTGTGAGGCTTGATCACACTGTCAGACATTCCCAATTTCTTCAGTGTGAGGTGTGGCATGATGTTGATTGCAGCACCTCCATCGACCAAAAAATTATTTACTCCATACTGGCCAATCTTAGCCCTAATGaacaaaggcttcaaatgattcTTCATATCCATATCTGGAtattcgaagaaagcattctgttgtTCGACAACACCATTATCCATCACATAATAGCATATAGGTTTATGTTTTGTCATCTCGACAGCATCATCCTCCTCACAGACTTCGATCTTTGTATCCCTGCTGAATTCGCATGGCAGTACAGACACCATATTACAATTATTGTTCAGAGAAGAATCACCCTCAGATTCGAAAGTGTCTGTGAGCATGTCTTCGTCATACACCGGACTTGGGTTGTAATCTTCAGGTTCTGTTTTAGCTTTTGTTGAGAACAACTGTCTGCTAACTGGGGGTTTGCCACCAGGCTGGTCATTCGACGTAGGATTATTGGTGCTTGATTCCCATCTTTCCTTGCTCGAAGCAGCTTCTTTGGTCAAAATACCCTTTTTTCCAACTTTCTTAAGTCTTTGGTACCTACGCCACTGGGACCTAGACATGGGTTCTTTCCCTTTGTAATTTTCGAGTCTTATTTCTTCCCTTCGTGCCATGTTGAATTGCCTTCTGTAGGCTATTATGTGTCGTCCACCCTTGTCATTTCCTTTGCTCCTGTCTTTTCCTTTGTCATTCTTGACATGCAGCCATCTGTCTGTTGGTACCTCAGCTGGAACTTTAAACGTCACCCTTCGAGCCTCCTTTGGATATGGACTATCTGGCCTTCTCTGAACATGGCCATTGTTATCCTTAATGCATTACCCATCAGGTTGTTTTCCCTGTGATTCCAACATGTGGCAAAGGGGATTCTTTTGAAATTCTGAGCCACTTGCTGATTATAAATGGCAGAGCATCTTGGACACATTAAACATCTTATCCCTTATTTGTAACATCGAAGCAAAAAACCCAGAAGGCCTTCGCCTGGCCTTGGAAACACTCTAAATAGTTGATTGTCTTGGCGCCAATTGACGCTTGTTCGAACCCTCATCTTCCCTTCAAACTCAGCATCAATTCTTGGATTACAGATAATACTACATCGAGGACATAGCAGCATATCATCATTCTCCCTATGGCATTCCATGAGGTATTCCTTCAGTCCAGCATTTCGCCTGGCATAACCTTCCCTTTCCTGGTATCTTTCTCTTTCCAGACATCTCTCTAATTACTCCATCTCTGAGTAAGGATGTTCAACATTCACCGTGTTTACATCCAAATCCTTGTCATCAGAAACAGGATCCTCCCAACCCGTTGGCTTGATACTCTCGAGTGGAATCTTCGAACTCTCTGGGGCTGAAtacttcaccatataatcatatttcccACTAGGTtgtcccaaagtatcccaaatttcAGGTTGGGGCATTGGTTTAGGCTCCTCAGTAGTTAATTCGATCTTATTTTCAGTAGTTTTGGCCTATTCGAATTCCTTTTTTGAGCCTTCAATGTTTATTGGTTCGATTTTTTCCTCAGCTATTTGGACTTTCTCGAACTCCTTTCTCAATCCTTCAGTGGCCTGAGTTAGTTCTTCCTCTGGAATCTTCTGGCCTTCAGTAGCCTGAAATTCTTCGGAAATGACCATTTATGCATTTGTCGAAACCTCAGTTGAAAGATTTGAATCTTTTTCTTTTGGGACTTCGACCAACACATAGTATTCATCCTCTCTAAGAGCTCCTTCGACATCTTCTTTGACCTCAACAGTTGGTATCTCAGCATGATCCcttacttccaccatgttgacatctCCCATGCAAACCGGCTCAGTGTAATTTGTGTTGGACACATCGAGGGGATCCGAATCCACTTTCAGTTTTGGTTTGTCAGCAAATTTCGACCTGCCTTCTTTGATTGCCTTTTGTATCATATCCCTGAAAAGAACACATTGTGAGGTTTTGTGTCCTAAAAAACTATGGAATTTGCAAAATACTCGTTTCTTTCTTTGATCTGAAGGGGGAATCTTAACATTGGGAGGCACAATTAATTGGCCATCTTTCACAAGcagatcaaatatttcatcacatttcgtTATGTCGAAGGTGTATGCTTTCTTTGGATATTTATCActtttttcattttctattatATCTCCTCCTTTCGAAGGCACTAATAATTTGCATGAGTATGGGGGAGCTTGTTTTAATTCAGCCAGGTCTATTTCAATTTTGTCGAAATCTGGAAAATATTCaagttcttcttcctctgccccTACGTATGTAATTCTCTCTTTCTTATGATTTTTATTAGCCCTAGCTTTTCCGGCTTTTAGACGTTCGACCTATCGAACTCTATCTGCAAGTTGGGCCATATCCCTCACATactgggtatctagtttctttcgaaTCGAATAGTCTAGGCCACCAGCGGCCATTTCGACCAATTCAAGTTCAGGGACTACAATAAAACATCTAGACTTCAAAAGTCTGAACCTATTTAGATAATCATCTATAGGCTATGtgaatttcctcttgatgctagccagaTCTTTCAAACTGATCTTCGATTGCCCCATgtaaaactgttcatggaacaatctctcCAGATGGGTCCAAGCATCGATCGAACCAGGAGGCAACGTAGTAAACCAAGTGAAAGCATTCTTGGTTAAAGAACTTGGGAAATACTTTATCCTAAGGTTTTCATCATTAGCCAAGTCCCCTGCCTCTGttaaatatctggctatgtgtccGACTGTTGACTCACTTGTATCtccagcaaatttggtgaattttgggactttgGCGCCCCTTGGTAATTCAGTTTGTACAATGAAATTTGCTATAGGAGATGTGTAATTTGGTCTTCTAAATCCTGTGTTAAGGCCATTTTGTGTCATAATCCTTTCGACAATGGCAGTCAAGTTATTTTCTATCATGATATTATCATTCCTAACCATATGTATCATTTCATCCGCGTTTTGGTTTCGATCCACCATTATGACTCTCCTGGGTTGTTCTTACATTACTGGGACCTCTTGTTGTTCGACCCTTGCCCCCATATTTCTCCCTTCGCCCCTTTGGATCAAAGGTATCTGATTTAAGGGTGGTGGTTCGACATTTGGTCCTAACAAAGGATTATGGTCTATAGTAACTTCTTCCCATCGAATAACTGGTAGGTTTCGTCTACGCCTATTAGGCGCATCTGGGGCAGTAAAGAAATTTGCTATTCGAGCCATACTTTCTTGGTTTTCTCTATTAGTCATATTGATGTTTTGAATTAGTGGTgagaaaatattattcatttcaaGGGCTAAAACTCCTACCATTCCATGATTACTATCATCCATCAATTTCCTAAATGCCCTCTGATTATCAATGGTTAGTGTATGTAAAGTATTACGACTTCTAGTGCCTTGTGTATTTGTTCCAAATTGATTCATTCCGAACCCAGAACCAAATTGTGACGAAGATGTGGATGCATTATGCAATCCTGACATGAATGATGTTGCCATTCCATAAAGAGGGTCTCTAGGCCTAGTAAATCATGAGGGCCTCTGTGATGGTGAAAATTGTGTCTGTGTCCCCATATATGATGGAGTTGGTCCCATTGCATTCGAAACATTTAAAGACATGTTATTGGAACCATTATTGGCCGCATTGTTGGTGGATATCGAAATGGGTTGAGTATTTGGGATTGGACCAGACGTCCCTATCGAAACAGACACATTAGTGCCTAATCTTGGTGGAGGATTTTGCCCTCCATCTTGGTTATTAGTCTCTGACATATTTCTACTATATTTTCGTCTGGGTATTGGTTGATCTGGATTGGTTTTTCTACCACTTCTCAGTTTCATATAACACAATTAGATTCCCAATCGAAAAGTTTTACTGCAAATTCTAATGTTAATGACACtatcccactgggcgtgccaatttgtttacgcgTGATTTTCACACAAACaatcgctagtcctccaaactactAAGTGATTCAATCTAAATGTTCTACTTAATttctttggttactcgcaggatcgactagattgatcctaggacatgtgtcattGCATTTATGGATGATTTGACTGTTTGTTTCTGGAATTGATCTTATAAAAGATAAAAGgataacaaaacaaaacattgtAGTAGATACTTCGAAATATATATGAACTTTAATTCTAAAAAAATGATAGAAATGACTTTAAAGACATGTTTCGATCGCAAATGAAAACATATGAATATTAAGGAAATAAATAAACAGAGACTATGATTTCTTATGCAAACTATGAGTGAAACAAAATCAAATGCAGAAAGTAAAGACTTTAAAGAAGAATAAAGACGTTTTGATTCGAAATGAACAAACTGGAAATATGAAATGATTTATTGAAGGCAATGAAAAGTAAATGATGATGTTCTTACAAGTACACTTCGTGATCATTCGTTTCCCGATCCATTTGGTAGTTTGAATGTTTGTGATAAGTACTTTTTATGCGAACACACTAAATCCTAACactagaacttctatttatactaattcgaccctaacagtCCTATTATATGCATCTGACACGTTCTGATCATGCAAGAAATCTTCATTTGATTGCTTCCACGTGCCTTTGAACGCTTGCCATCTCGAATTTCAAATATCCGCTTCATTTGAATTCAAAAACTTATAAAACACTTCGTTTCAATTCAAAAATACTTTGTTGTGACGCTGAAACGTTCcgtttcaaaattcaaacttatGCTGAATTAAACCTTCACCAGAGCACTCCATCGAAGTCCCTTACTTCGAATTTCACAAATACCTCCTTCAGAATATCCTTTTGATGATTTCGTTCAATCTTCAACTATAAATCGAATCGAAACTCTTTATCCTTCTCTCAATATTTTTAACTCAAAAACTCTTTTATATGATTAAAACCAACATGTCTCTCGAATCATAATAtcaaaatcttcagctaacaatgaTACCAATTATCGCAAACACGCAAttttacaaaaatatcaagataAATATAGCATAAATGAGAATACATAGATACCATAACATACATGACTGGAAACTTGTCACACAATACATAATCAAAATATAGTCAATAATCACAAAATAGTTGATCAATCCAAAATGGCATAATTATGCAGaaatg includes:
- the LOC131636100 gene encoding uncharacterized protein LOC131636100 codes for the protein MVDRNQNADEMIHMVRNDNIMIENNLTAIVERIMTQNGLNTGFRRPNYTSPIANFIVQTELPRGAKVPKFTKFAGDTSESTVGHIARYLTEAGDLANDENLRIKYFPSSLTKNAFTWFTTLPPGSIDAWTHLERLFHEQFYMGQSKIIPELELVEMAAGGLDYSIRKKLDTQDMIQKAIKEGRSKFADKPKLKVDSDPLDVSNTNYTEPVCMGDVNMVEVRDHAEIPTVEVKEDVEGALREDEYYVLVEVPKEKDSNLSTEATEGQKIPEEELTQATEGLRKEFEKVQIAEEKIEPINIEGSKKEFE